One window of the Acinonyx jubatus isolate Ajub_Pintada_27869175 chromosome A2, VMU_Ajub_asm_v1.0, whole genome shotgun sequence genome contains the following:
- the CC2D1A gene encoding coiled-coil and C2 domain-containing protein 1A isoform X4 — MHKRKGPPGPPGRGAAAARQLGLLVDLSPDGLMIPEDGVNDEELEAEFLALVGGQPQVLEKLKGKGPLPMEAIEKMASLCMRDPDEEEGTDDEEDVEADDDLLAELNVVLGEEQKSLESHPPVAQPKAAAPSPGVEATLQERLALYQRAIESARQAGGGAKMRRYDRGLKTLENLLASVRKGNAIDEGDIPPPVAVGKGPAATPSHTPAPSQPASTTSQPAPEPRVTVEGPPSSAPASSIGLAKPHLPPGPCSPDPLAQLQSRQREYKLAALHAKQQGDTATAARRFRVAKSFDAILEALSRGEPVDLSRLPPPPDQLPPEPPSPSPQPPAPSTVPSTPEVPPPPRTLLEALEQRMERYHVAAAQAKTKGDQRKARMHERIVKQYQDAIRAHKAGRTVDVAELPVPPGFPPIQGLEATEPTQQSLVGVLETAMKLANQDEGAEDEEDEEPKKPTSPPAPTAQPKAPPSRAPQSGSTPAAKTAPKGTSARAQQQLAFLEGRKKQLLQAALRAKQKNDVEGAKMHLRQAKGLEPMLEASRNGLPVDIAKVPPAPVNKDDFSLVQRPGPGLSQESARRYGELTKLIRQQHEMCLNHSNQFTHLGNIAETSKFEKLAEDCKRSMEILKQAFARGLPTPTARFEQRTFSVIKIFPDLSSNDMLLFIVKGINLPTPPGLSPSDLDVFVRFDFPYPNVEEAQKDKTSVIKNTDSPEFKEQFKLCINRSHRGFRRAIQTKGIKFEVVHKGGLFKTDRVLGTAQLKLDALETACEVREILEVLDGRRPTGGRLEVMVRIREPLTAQQLETTTERWLVIDPVPAAAPTVAGPKGKAPPVPTPSREPGNRSARPLHSLSVLAFDQERLERKILALRQARRPVPPEVAQQYQDIMQRSQWQRAQLEQGGPGIRREYAAQLERQLQFYTEAARRLGNDGSREAAKEALYRRNLVESELQRLRR, encoded by the exons ATGCACAAGAGGAAGGGCCCCCCGGGGCCCCCCGGCCGAggtgccgccgccgcccgccaG CTGGGCCTGCTGGTTGACCTCTCCCCAGACGGCCTTATGATCCCCGAGGACGGAGTTAACGATGAGGAACTGGAGGCCGAGTTCTTGGCCTTGGTGGGGGGCCAGCCCCAAGTCCTGGAGAAGCTCAAAGGCAAAG GTCCCCTGCCCATGGAGGCCATTGAGAAGATGGCGAGCCTGTGCATGAGAGACCCGGATGAAGAGGAAGGTACCGACGACGAGGAGGATGTAGAGGCTGACGACGACCTGCTG GCAGAACTAAATGTGGTccttggggaggagcagaagtcTCTGGAGTCCCACCCTCCTGTGGCTCAG CCCAAAGccgcagcccccagccccggggTGGAGGCCACGTTGCAGGAGAGGCTGGCTCTCTACCAGAGGGCGATCGAAAGCGCTAGGCAAGCTGGAGGTGGAGCCAAGATGCGGCGCTACGACCGGGGGCTTAAG ACACTTGAAAACCTGCTGGCCTCGGTCCGGAAAGGTAACGCCATCGACGAAGGGGACATCCCACCGCCCGTGGCAGTGGGGAAGGGTCCAGCAGCCACCCCCAGCCACACGCCCGCACCCTCCCAGCCGGCCTCCACCACGAGCCAGCCAGCCCCGGAGCCCAGGGTCACGGTAGAAGGCCCGCCTTCCTCTGCCCCAGCCTCATCCATAGGCTTGGCTAAGCCCCATCTTCCGCCAG GTCCCTGCAGCCCTGACCCCCTGGCCCAGCTGCAGAGCCGCCAGCGCGAATATAAGTTGGCCGCCCTCCACGCCAAGCAGCAGGGAGATACCGCGACTGCTGCCAGACGTTTCCGTGTGGCCAAG AGCTTCGATGCCATCTTGGAGGCCCTGAGCCGGGGGGAGCCTGTGGACCTGTCCCGCCTGCCACCTCCCCCTG ACCAGCTGCCCCCAGAGCCACCCTCGCCATCGCCGCAGCCTCCGGCTCCCAGCACGGTGCCCTCCACGCCAG AGGTTCCCCCACCTCCGCGGACTCTCCTGGAGGCACTGGAGCAGCGGATGGAGCGATACCACGTGGCCGCGGCCCAGGCCAAGACCAAAGGGGACCAGCGGAAGGCTCGCATGCATGAGCGCATCGTCAAG CAATACCAAGATGCCATCCGAGCCCACAAGGCGGGCCGAACGGTAGATGTGGCCGAGCTGCCGGTGCCCCCAG GCTTTCCCCCCATCCAGGGCCTGGAGGCCACCGAGCCCACCCAGCAGAGCCTGGTGGGGGTCTTGGAGACCGCCATGAAGCTGGCTAACCAGGATGAAGGCGCAGAGGATGAAGAGGATGAGGAGCCTAagaag CCCACCAGCCCTCCGGCCCCCACGGCCCAGCCCAAGGCCCCACCCTCAAGGGCACCCCAATCAGGCTCCACCCCAGCAGCCAAAACAGCCCCCAAGGGCACATCCGCCAGAG CCCAGCAGCAACTGGCCTTCCTGGAGGGCCGCAAGAAGCAGCTCCTACAGGCCGCACTGAGAGCCAAGCAGAAGAATGACGTGGAGGGTGCCAAAATGCACCTGCGCCAGGCCAAGGGGCTGGAGCCCATGCTGGAGGCCTCGCGCAATGGGCTGCCTGTGGATATCGCCAAG GTGCCACCCGCCCCCGTCAACAAAGACGACTTCTCTCTGGTCCAGCGGCCTGGCCCAGGTCTGTCTCAGGAGTCTGCCCGGCGCTACGGTGAACTCACCAAGCTCATAAGGCAGCAGCATGAG ATGTGCCTGAACCACTCTAACCAGTTCACCCACCTGGGCAACATTGCCGAAACCAGCAA ATTTGAGAAATTGGCAGAGGACTGTAAGCGGAGCAtggagattctgaagcaggcatTCGCCCGAGGTCTCCCCACGCCCACTGCCCGCTTTGAGCAGAGAACCTTCAGCGTCATCAA GATCTTCCCTGACCTCAGCAGCAACGACATGCTCCTGTTCATCGTGAAGGGCATCAACTTGCCCACGCCCCCAG GGCTGTCTCCCAGCGACCTGGATGTCTTTGTTCGGTTTGACTTCCCCTATCCCAACGTG GAAGAAGCTCAGAAAGACAAGACCAGTGTGATTAAGAACACAGACTCCCCCG AGTTCAAGGAGCAGTTCAAACTCTGCATCAACCGCAGCCACCGCGGCTTCCGAAGGGCCATCCAGACCAAAGGCATCAAATTTGAAGTGGTCCACAAGGG GGGGCTGTTCAAGACTGACCGGGTGCTGGGCACAGCccagctgaagctggacgcccTGGAGACCGCGTGTGAGGTCCGGGAGATCCTTGAG GTCCTGGATGGTCGCAGGCCCACCGGGGGGCGGCTGGAGGTGATGGTCCGGATTCGGGAGCCACTGACCGCCCAGCAGTTGGAGACCACAACGGAGAGGTGGCTGGTCATTGACCCCGTGCCAGCAGCCGCGCCCACG GTTGCTGGGCCCAAAGGGAAGGCCCCTCCCGTACCCACCCCTTCGAGGGAGCCAGGGAACAG ATCGGCCCGGCCCCTGCACAGCCTCAGCGTGCTGGCCTTTGATCAAGAGCGTCTGGAGCGGAAG ATCCTGGCCCTGAGGCAGGCGCGGCGGCCGGTGCCCCCGGAGGTGGCCCAGCAGTACCAGGACATCATGCAACGCAGCCAGTGGCAGAGGGCGCAGCTGGAGCAGGGGGGCCCGGGCATCCGGAGGG agTACGCGGCCCAGCTGGAGCGTCAGCTGCAATTCTACACAGAGGCGGCCCGGCGCCTGGGCAACGACGGCAGCAGG GAGGCTGCAAAGGAGGCACTCTACAGGCGGAACCTGGTGGAGAGTGAG CTGCAGCGGCTCCGCAGGTGA
- the CC2D1A gene encoding coiled-coil and C2 domain-containing protein 1A isoform X1, translated as MHKRKGPPGPPGRGAAAARQLGLLVDLSPDGLMIPEDGVNDEELEAEFLALVGGQPQVLEKLKGKGPLPMEAIEKMASLCMRDPDEEEGTDDEEDVEADDDLLAELNVVLGEEQKSLESHPPVAQPKAAAPSPGVEATLQERLALYQRAIESARQAGGGAKMRRYDRGLKTLENLLASVRKGNAIDEGDIPPPVAVGKGPAATPSHTPAPSQPASTTSQPAPEPRVTVEGPPSSAPASSIGLAKPHLPPGPCSPDPLAQLQSRQREYKLAALHAKQQGDTATAARRFRVAKSFDAILEALSRGEPVDLSRLPPPPDQLPPEPPSPSPQPPAPSTVPSTPEVPPPPRTLLEALEQRMERYHVAAAQAKTKGDQRKARMHERIVKQYQDAIRAHKAGRTVDVAELPVPPGFPPIQGLEATEPTQQSLVGVLETAMKLANQDEGAEDEEDEEPKKQPTSPPAPTAQPKAPPSRAPQSGSTPAAKTAPKGTSARAQQQLAFLEGRKKQLLQAALRAKQKNDVEGAKMHLRQAKGLEPMLEASRNGLPVDIAKVPPAPVNKDDFSLVQRPGPGLSQESARRYGELTKLIRQQHEMCLNHSNQFTHLGNIAETSKFEKLAEDCKRSMEILKQAFARGLPTPTARFEQRTFSVIKIFPDLSSNDMLLFIVKGINLPTPPGLSPSDLDVFVRFDFPYPNVEEAQKDKTSVIKNTDSPEFKEQFKLCINRSHRGFRRAIQTKGIKFEVVHKGGLFKTDRVLGTAQLKLDALETACEVREILEVLDGRRPTGGRLEVMVRIREPLTAQQLETTTERWLVIDPVPAAAPTQVAGPKGKAPPVPTPSREPGNRSARPLHSLSVLAFDQERLERKILALRQARRPVPPEVAQQYQDIMQRSQWQRAQLEQGGPGIRREYAAQLERQLQFYTEAARRLGNDGSREAAKEALYRRNLVESELQRLRR; from the exons ATGCACAAGAGGAAGGGCCCCCCGGGGCCCCCCGGCCGAggtgccgccgccgcccgccaG CTGGGCCTGCTGGTTGACCTCTCCCCAGACGGCCTTATGATCCCCGAGGACGGAGTTAACGATGAGGAACTGGAGGCCGAGTTCTTGGCCTTGGTGGGGGGCCAGCCCCAAGTCCTGGAGAAGCTCAAAGGCAAAG GTCCCCTGCCCATGGAGGCCATTGAGAAGATGGCGAGCCTGTGCATGAGAGACCCGGATGAAGAGGAAGGTACCGACGACGAGGAGGATGTAGAGGCTGACGACGACCTGCTG GCAGAACTAAATGTGGTccttggggaggagcagaagtcTCTGGAGTCCCACCCTCCTGTGGCTCAG CCCAAAGccgcagcccccagccccggggTGGAGGCCACGTTGCAGGAGAGGCTGGCTCTCTACCAGAGGGCGATCGAAAGCGCTAGGCAAGCTGGAGGTGGAGCCAAGATGCGGCGCTACGACCGGGGGCTTAAG ACACTTGAAAACCTGCTGGCCTCGGTCCGGAAAGGTAACGCCATCGACGAAGGGGACATCCCACCGCCCGTGGCAGTGGGGAAGGGTCCAGCAGCCACCCCCAGCCACACGCCCGCACCCTCCCAGCCGGCCTCCACCACGAGCCAGCCAGCCCCGGAGCCCAGGGTCACGGTAGAAGGCCCGCCTTCCTCTGCCCCAGCCTCATCCATAGGCTTGGCTAAGCCCCATCTTCCGCCAG GTCCCTGCAGCCCTGACCCCCTGGCCCAGCTGCAGAGCCGCCAGCGCGAATATAAGTTGGCCGCCCTCCACGCCAAGCAGCAGGGAGATACCGCGACTGCTGCCAGACGTTTCCGTGTGGCCAAG AGCTTCGATGCCATCTTGGAGGCCCTGAGCCGGGGGGAGCCTGTGGACCTGTCCCGCCTGCCACCTCCCCCTG ACCAGCTGCCCCCAGAGCCACCCTCGCCATCGCCGCAGCCTCCGGCTCCCAGCACGGTGCCCTCCACGCCAG AGGTTCCCCCACCTCCGCGGACTCTCCTGGAGGCACTGGAGCAGCGGATGGAGCGATACCACGTGGCCGCGGCCCAGGCCAAGACCAAAGGGGACCAGCGGAAGGCTCGCATGCATGAGCGCATCGTCAAG CAATACCAAGATGCCATCCGAGCCCACAAGGCGGGCCGAACGGTAGATGTGGCCGAGCTGCCGGTGCCCCCAG GCTTTCCCCCCATCCAGGGCCTGGAGGCCACCGAGCCCACCCAGCAGAGCCTGGTGGGGGTCTTGGAGACCGCCATGAAGCTGGCTAACCAGGATGAAGGCGCAGAGGATGAAGAGGATGAGGAGCCTAagaag CAGCCCACCAGCCCTCCGGCCCCCACGGCCCAGCCCAAGGCCCCACCCTCAAGGGCACCCCAATCAGGCTCCACCCCAGCAGCCAAAACAGCCCCCAAGGGCACATCCGCCAGAG CCCAGCAGCAACTGGCCTTCCTGGAGGGCCGCAAGAAGCAGCTCCTACAGGCCGCACTGAGAGCCAAGCAGAAGAATGACGTGGAGGGTGCCAAAATGCACCTGCGCCAGGCCAAGGGGCTGGAGCCCATGCTGGAGGCCTCGCGCAATGGGCTGCCTGTGGATATCGCCAAG GTGCCACCCGCCCCCGTCAACAAAGACGACTTCTCTCTGGTCCAGCGGCCTGGCCCAGGTCTGTCTCAGGAGTCTGCCCGGCGCTACGGTGAACTCACCAAGCTCATAAGGCAGCAGCATGAG ATGTGCCTGAACCACTCTAACCAGTTCACCCACCTGGGCAACATTGCCGAAACCAGCAA ATTTGAGAAATTGGCAGAGGACTGTAAGCGGAGCAtggagattctgaagcaggcatTCGCCCGAGGTCTCCCCACGCCCACTGCCCGCTTTGAGCAGAGAACCTTCAGCGTCATCAA GATCTTCCCTGACCTCAGCAGCAACGACATGCTCCTGTTCATCGTGAAGGGCATCAACTTGCCCACGCCCCCAG GGCTGTCTCCCAGCGACCTGGATGTCTTTGTTCGGTTTGACTTCCCCTATCCCAACGTG GAAGAAGCTCAGAAAGACAAGACCAGTGTGATTAAGAACACAGACTCCCCCG AGTTCAAGGAGCAGTTCAAACTCTGCATCAACCGCAGCCACCGCGGCTTCCGAAGGGCCATCCAGACCAAAGGCATCAAATTTGAAGTGGTCCACAAGGG GGGGCTGTTCAAGACTGACCGGGTGCTGGGCACAGCccagctgaagctggacgcccTGGAGACCGCGTGTGAGGTCCGGGAGATCCTTGAG GTCCTGGATGGTCGCAGGCCCACCGGGGGGCGGCTGGAGGTGATGGTCCGGATTCGGGAGCCACTGACCGCCCAGCAGTTGGAGACCACAACGGAGAGGTGGCTGGTCATTGACCCCGTGCCAGCAGCCGCGCCCACG CAGGTTGCTGGGCCCAAAGGGAAGGCCCCTCCCGTACCCACCCCTTCGAGGGAGCCAGGGAACAG ATCGGCCCGGCCCCTGCACAGCCTCAGCGTGCTGGCCTTTGATCAAGAGCGTCTGGAGCGGAAG ATCCTGGCCCTGAGGCAGGCGCGGCGGCCGGTGCCCCCGGAGGTGGCCCAGCAGTACCAGGACATCATGCAACGCAGCCAGTGGCAGAGGGCGCAGCTGGAGCAGGGGGGCCCGGGCATCCGGAGGG agTACGCGGCCCAGCTGGAGCGTCAGCTGCAATTCTACACAGAGGCGGCCCGGCGCCTGGGCAACGACGGCAGCAGG GAGGCTGCAAAGGAGGCACTCTACAGGCGGAACCTGGTGGAGAGTGAG CTGCAGCGGCTCCGCAGGTGA
- the CC2D1A gene encoding coiled-coil and C2 domain-containing protein 1A isoform X2, with protein sequence MHKRKGPPGPPGRGAAAARQLGLLVDLSPDGLMIPEDGVNDEELEAEFLALVGGQPQVLEKLKGKGPLPMEAIEKMASLCMRDPDEEEGTDDEEDVEADDDLLAELNVVLGEEQKSLESHPPVAQPKAAAPSPGVEATLQERLALYQRAIESARQAGGGAKMRRYDRGLKTLENLLASVRKGNAIDEGDIPPPVAVGKGPAATPSHTPAPSQPASTTSQPAPEPRVTVEGPPSSAPASSIGLAKPHLPPGPCSPDPLAQLQSRQREYKLAALHAKQQGDTATAARRFRVAKSFDAILEALSRGEPVDLSRLPPPPDQLPPEPPSPSPQPPAPSTVPSTPEVPPPPRTLLEALEQRMERYHVAAAQAKTKGDQRKARMHERIVKQYQDAIRAHKAGRTVDVAELPVPPGFPPIQGLEATEPTQQSLVGVLETAMKLANQDEGAEDEEDEEPKKPTSPPAPTAQPKAPPSRAPQSGSTPAAKTAPKGTSARAQQQLAFLEGRKKQLLQAALRAKQKNDVEGAKMHLRQAKGLEPMLEASRNGLPVDIAKVPPAPVNKDDFSLVQRPGPGLSQESARRYGELTKLIRQQHEMCLNHSNQFTHLGNIAETSKFEKLAEDCKRSMEILKQAFARGLPTPTARFEQRTFSVIKIFPDLSSNDMLLFIVKGINLPTPPGLSPSDLDVFVRFDFPYPNVEEAQKDKTSVIKNTDSPEFKEQFKLCINRSHRGFRRAIQTKGIKFEVVHKGGLFKTDRVLGTAQLKLDALETACEVREILEVLDGRRPTGGRLEVMVRIREPLTAQQLETTTERWLVIDPVPAAAPTQVAGPKGKAPPVPTPSREPGNRSARPLHSLSVLAFDQERLERKILALRQARRPVPPEVAQQYQDIMQRSQWQRAQLEQGGPGIRREYAAQLERQLQFYTEAARRLGNDGSREAAKEALYRRNLVESELQRLRR encoded by the exons ATGCACAAGAGGAAGGGCCCCCCGGGGCCCCCCGGCCGAggtgccgccgccgcccgccaG CTGGGCCTGCTGGTTGACCTCTCCCCAGACGGCCTTATGATCCCCGAGGACGGAGTTAACGATGAGGAACTGGAGGCCGAGTTCTTGGCCTTGGTGGGGGGCCAGCCCCAAGTCCTGGAGAAGCTCAAAGGCAAAG GTCCCCTGCCCATGGAGGCCATTGAGAAGATGGCGAGCCTGTGCATGAGAGACCCGGATGAAGAGGAAGGTACCGACGACGAGGAGGATGTAGAGGCTGACGACGACCTGCTG GCAGAACTAAATGTGGTccttggggaggagcagaagtcTCTGGAGTCCCACCCTCCTGTGGCTCAG CCCAAAGccgcagcccccagccccggggTGGAGGCCACGTTGCAGGAGAGGCTGGCTCTCTACCAGAGGGCGATCGAAAGCGCTAGGCAAGCTGGAGGTGGAGCCAAGATGCGGCGCTACGACCGGGGGCTTAAG ACACTTGAAAACCTGCTGGCCTCGGTCCGGAAAGGTAACGCCATCGACGAAGGGGACATCCCACCGCCCGTGGCAGTGGGGAAGGGTCCAGCAGCCACCCCCAGCCACACGCCCGCACCCTCCCAGCCGGCCTCCACCACGAGCCAGCCAGCCCCGGAGCCCAGGGTCACGGTAGAAGGCCCGCCTTCCTCTGCCCCAGCCTCATCCATAGGCTTGGCTAAGCCCCATCTTCCGCCAG GTCCCTGCAGCCCTGACCCCCTGGCCCAGCTGCAGAGCCGCCAGCGCGAATATAAGTTGGCCGCCCTCCACGCCAAGCAGCAGGGAGATACCGCGACTGCTGCCAGACGTTTCCGTGTGGCCAAG AGCTTCGATGCCATCTTGGAGGCCCTGAGCCGGGGGGAGCCTGTGGACCTGTCCCGCCTGCCACCTCCCCCTG ACCAGCTGCCCCCAGAGCCACCCTCGCCATCGCCGCAGCCTCCGGCTCCCAGCACGGTGCCCTCCACGCCAG AGGTTCCCCCACCTCCGCGGACTCTCCTGGAGGCACTGGAGCAGCGGATGGAGCGATACCACGTGGCCGCGGCCCAGGCCAAGACCAAAGGGGACCAGCGGAAGGCTCGCATGCATGAGCGCATCGTCAAG CAATACCAAGATGCCATCCGAGCCCACAAGGCGGGCCGAACGGTAGATGTGGCCGAGCTGCCGGTGCCCCCAG GCTTTCCCCCCATCCAGGGCCTGGAGGCCACCGAGCCCACCCAGCAGAGCCTGGTGGGGGTCTTGGAGACCGCCATGAAGCTGGCTAACCAGGATGAAGGCGCAGAGGATGAAGAGGATGAGGAGCCTAagaag CCCACCAGCCCTCCGGCCCCCACGGCCCAGCCCAAGGCCCCACCCTCAAGGGCACCCCAATCAGGCTCCACCCCAGCAGCCAAAACAGCCCCCAAGGGCACATCCGCCAGAG CCCAGCAGCAACTGGCCTTCCTGGAGGGCCGCAAGAAGCAGCTCCTACAGGCCGCACTGAGAGCCAAGCAGAAGAATGACGTGGAGGGTGCCAAAATGCACCTGCGCCAGGCCAAGGGGCTGGAGCCCATGCTGGAGGCCTCGCGCAATGGGCTGCCTGTGGATATCGCCAAG GTGCCACCCGCCCCCGTCAACAAAGACGACTTCTCTCTGGTCCAGCGGCCTGGCCCAGGTCTGTCTCAGGAGTCTGCCCGGCGCTACGGTGAACTCACCAAGCTCATAAGGCAGCAGCATGAG ATGTGCCTGAACCACTCTAACCAGTTCACCCACCTGGGCAACATTGCCGAAACCAGCAA ATTTGAGAAATTGGCAGAGGACTGTAAGCGGAGCAtggagattctgaagcaggcatTCGCCCGAGGTCTCCCCACGCCCACTGCCCGCTTTGAGCAGAGAACCTTCAGCGTCATCAA GATCTTCCCTGACCTCAGCAGCAACGACATGCTCCTGTTCATCGTGAAGGGCATCAACTTGCCCACGCCCCCAG GGCTGTCTCCCAGCGACCTGGATGTCTTTGTTCGGTTTGACTTCCCCTATCCCAACGTG GAAGAAGCTCAGAAAGACAAGACCAGTGTGATTAAGAACACAGACTCCCCCG AGTTCAAGGAGCAGTTCAAACTCTGCATCAACCGCAGCCACCGCGGCTTCCGAAGGGCCATCCAGACCAAAGGCATCAAATTTGAAGTGGTCCACAAGGG GGGGCTGTTCAAGACTGACCGGGTGCTGGGCACAGCccagctgaagctggacgcccTGGAGACCGCGTGTGAGGTCCGGGAGATCCTTGAG GTCCTGGATGGTCGCAGGCCCACCGGGGGGCGGCTGGAGGTGATGGTCCGGATTCGGGAGCCACTGACCGCCCAGCAGTTGGAGACCACAACGGAGAGGTGGCTGGTCATTGACCCCGTGCCAGCAGCCGCGCCCACG CAGGTTGCTGGGCCCAAAGGGAAGGCCCCTCCCGTACCCACCCCTTCGAGGGAGCCAGGGAACAG ATCGGCCCGGCCCCTGCACAGCCTCAGCGTGCTGGCCTTTGATCAAGAGCGTCTGGAGCGGAAG ATCCTGGCCCTGAGGCAGGCGCGGCGGCCGGTGCCCCCGGAGGTGGCCCAGCAGTACCAGGACATCATGCAACGCAGCCAGTGGCAGAGGGCGCAGCTGGAGCAGGGGGGCCCGGGCATCCGGAGGG agTACGCGGCCCAGCTGGAGCGTCAGCTGCAATTCTACACAGAGGCGGCCCGGCGCCTGGGCAACGACGGCAGCAGG GAGGCTGCAAAGGAGGCACTCTACAGGCGGAACCTGGTGGAGAGTGAG CTGCAGCGGCTCCGCAGGTGA